A genomic stretch from Malus domestica chromosome 15, GDT2T_hap1 includes:
- the LOC108174757 gene encoding probable methyltransferase PMT28 has protein sequence MAVARLGRQAKRPGGFCIKMTAVAILGLCFIFVWSMFSFSSSSVTTRIESFDNIGKSPGSKSTRASTPSGTHQVASNGGEEKRANDSAVSSPAREHKYEKEKKEAVNGKKGKGKKKLPESVAKGKNVTLESENEDSEIEKEDGDEEKEVVDGKEEALGDESEGNGEAGGEGDNLMETMDKESEEVKLEDDGGESEKRGKKYKMKGPLFDPKAHYSWKQCSTRSKHNYIPCIDTEVGSGRLQYRHTERSCPKVEPMCLVPLPHDGYGPPVPWPESKEKILYKNVEHPKLAAFIKEHSWVMKSGEYLTFPQNQSELKGGILHYLESIEEMVPDIEWGKNIRVVLDIGCTDSAFGASLVDKDVLTLALGLKDDLVDLAQVALERGFPALVSHFQNRRLPFPSGGFDAVHCGGCTIPWHSNGGKHLLEMNRILRPGGYFVLSTKHDSFEEEEAMAKLTASICWNILAHKTEEVSDVGVKIYQKPDSNDIYDLRRKKYPPLCKENENPDAAWYVPVKTCLHPIPSAIEQRGTEWPEEWPKRLERYPDWLSDKDKLDADTKHWKAIVDKSYLTGLGIDWSKIRNVMDMKAIYGGFAAALAQQKVWVMNVVPVHAPDTLPFIFERGLVGTYHDWCESFGTYPRSYDLLHLDHLFSRLKNRCKQPVSIVVEMDRLLRPGGWAIIREKVEVLEPLEGILKSMHWEIRMTYAQGKEGILCAQKTLWLP, from the exons atggcagTGGCTCGGTTGGGCCGCCAAGCAAAACGGCCAGGTGGGTTCTGCATAAAAATGACGGCGGTGGCAATCTTGGGCCTCTGCTTTATATTCGTCTGGTcgatgttttctttttcttcctcctccgtcACCACCCGAATCGAAAGCTTCGACAACATTGGGAAGTCGCCTGGATCAAAGAGCACCAGAGCGAGCACTCCCAGTGGGACCCACCAAGTTGCTAGTAATGGTGGGGAGGAGAAAAGGGCAAATGACTCTGCTGTGAGTTCACCTGCCCGTGAGCATAAATacgagaaggagaagaaagaagcGGTAAatgggaagaaggggaagggtAAGAAAAAGTTACCAGAGAGTGTGGCAAAGGGTAAAAATGTGACCTTGGAATCCGAGAATGAAGATTCGGAGATTGAAAAGGAAGATGGGGATGAAGAAAAGGAGGTGGTGGATGGAAAGGAAGAAGCTTTGGGTGATGAGAGTGAAGGAAATGGGGAAGCAGGGGGAGAGGGGGATAATTTGATGGAGACGATGGATAAGGAATCGGAGGAGGTGAAGCTGGAAGATGACGGTGGTGAATCCGAAAAAAGAGGGAAGAAGTATAAGATGAAGGGTCCATTGTTTGATCCAAAAGCACATTATAGTTGGAAACAATGTAGCACAAGGAGCAAGCATAATTACATTCCTTGTATTGATACGGAAGTTGGATCTGGAAGGCTGCAGTATAGGCATACGGAGAGGAGTTGCCCGAAAGTGGAACCTATGTGTCTTGTACCTCTTCCCCACGATGGATACGGCCCTCCAGTCCCCTGGCCTGAGAGCAAGGAGAAG ATATTGTACAAGAATGTGGAGCATCCGAAACTGGCGGCATTCATCAAGGAACATAGTTGGGTGATGAAGTCTGGAGAATATCTGACTTTCCCTCAGAACCAGTCTGAATTGAAGGGTGGGATTCTTCACTATCTTGAGTCCATTGAAGAG ATGGTACCAGACATCGAATGGGGTAAGAATATCCGTGTAGTGCTGGATATTGGATGTACAGATTCCGCCTTTGGGGCTTCTCTTGTTGATAAGGATGTATTAACATTGGCATTGGGCTTGAAAGATGACCTAGTTGACCTAGCTCAAGTTGCCCTCGAACGTGGTTTTCCTGCTTTAGTTAGCCATTTTCAAAATAGAAGGCTGCCTTTCCCCAGTGGTGGTTTTGATGCTGTTCACTGTGGCGGTTGCACCATTCCTTGGCATTCAAATG GGGGTAAGCATCTTCTAGagatgaataggattttaaggCCAGGCGGATACTTTGTCTTGTCAACTAAACATGAcagctttgaagaagaagaag CCATGGCTAAATTGACCGCATCTATCTGTTGGAATATTCTGGCTCATAAAACTGAAGAAGTCAGTGACGTGGGTGTCAAAATATACCAGAAGCCAGACTCAAATGATATATATGATCTGAGGAGGAAGAAATATCCACCTTTGTGCAAGGAAAATGAAAACCCTGATGCAGCCTG GTACGTTCCCGTGAAGACTTGCTTGCACCCCATTCCATCTGCCATTGAACAGCGTGGCACAGAGTGGCCAGAGGAATGGCCCAAAAGGCTCGAAAGGTATCCTGACTGGTTAAGTGATAAAGATAAATTGGATGCAGACACCAAGCACTGGAAAGCTATTGTTGATAAATCTTATCTCACTGGACTGGGTATCGACTGGTCAAAAATTCGAAATGTAATGGACATGAAAGCCATCTATGGAGG ATTTGCTGCAGCCCTCGCACAACAAAAGGTTTGGGTGATGAATGTGGTACCTGTCCATGCACCCGATACACTTCCTTTCATATTTGAACGCGGGCTTGTTGGAACCTACCACGACTGGTGCGAGTCTTTCGGTACTTATCCCAGATCATATGACCTTTTGCATTTGGATCATCTGTTTTCGCGGCTTAAGAATAG GTGTAAGCAGCCTGTATCAATTGTTGTTGAGATGGATCGCTTGTTACGGCCTGGAGGTTGGGCGATTATACGTGAGAAAGTTGAGGTACTGGAACCCCTGGAGGGTATATTGAAGAGTATGCATTGGGAGATCCGGATGACTTATGCTCAGGGAAAGGAGGGTATCTTATGCGCCCAGAAAACGTTGTGGCTGCCTTAA
- the LOC103450485 gene encoding S-adenosyl-L-methionine-dependent tRNA 4-demethylwyosine synthase-like, whose translation MFLSSAPARLTLLALLSATTVYCFYKSRRLRRLKLSLNPNPGSSPRRGKLFFVSQTGTSEALARRLLDFLTLKGVAFDLVNPNNYEPEDLPKETLVLIVASTWDDGKPPPNAKFFSNWLAESAEDFRVGSLLLSNCKFAVFGVGSRAYGSTFNAVGKDLARRMRALGASEMFPIWEGDVDGGDLDEVFDAWSGKVVRFLKGGAAENGGVLGNGVGDECEAESFDGSDEEDEEEEDGGESGVVDLEDIAGKGPSRRNPVAATKTNGTVNGKKEMVTPVIRASLTKQGYKIIGSHSGVKICRWTKSQLRGRGGCYKHSFYGIESHRCMETTPSLACANKCVFCWRHHTNPVGKSWQWKMDDPLEIVNSAIDQHTKMIKQMKGVPGVTLERLTEGLSPRHCALSLVGEPIMYPEINALIDELHRRRISTFLVTNAQFPEKIKMLNPITQLYVSVDAATKESLKAIDRPLFGDFWERFIDSLTSLKDKQQRTVYRLTLVKGWNTKDIDAYYNIFGLGNPDFVEIKGVTYCGTSATSKLTMENVPWHADVKAFSEALALKSNGEYEVACEHVHSCCVLLAKTSKFKIDGQWFTWIDYEKFHDLVASGKHFDSKDYMAPTPSWAVYGAEEGGFDPYQSRYKKERHHRTNQ comes from the exons ATGTTCCTCTCCTCTGCTCCTGCGCGGCTCACTCTCCTCGCCCTCCTCTCCGCCACCACTGTCTACTGTTTCTACAAATCCCGCCGCCTCCGACGCCTCAAGCtatccctaaaccctaaccctggCTCTTCGCCTCGCAGAGGCAAGCTCTTCTTCGTCTCCCAAACCGGAACCTCCGAAGCCCTAGCTCGTCGCCTGCTCGATTTTCTGACGTTAAAAGGCGTCGCTTTCGACCTCGTCAACCCCAACAACTACGAGCCCGAAGACCTCCCGAAGGAAACCCTAGTTCTGATCGTCGCTTCGACGTGGGATGACGGGAAGCCGCCTCCGAACGCCAAGTTCTTCTCCAATTGGCTCGCCGAGAGCGCGGAGGACTTCAGGGTGGGATCGCTGCTGCTCTCCAATTGCAAATTCGCCGTCTTCGGCGTTGGGAGCCGAGCCTACGGCTCTACGTTCAATGCGGTGGGGAAGGACTTGGCGAGGAGGATGAGGGCGTTGGGCGCTTCTGAGATGTTTCCGATTTGGGAAGGGGACGTGGACGGTGGTGATTTAGACGAGGTGTTTGATGCTTGGAGTGGGAAGGTGGTGAGGTTTCTGAAGGGTGGTGCGGCGGAAAATGGCGGGGTTTTGGGTAATGGGGTTGGTGATGAATGTGAAGCTGAGAGCTTTGATGGGTCAGAcgaggaggatgaggaggaggaggacggtGGGGAGTCAGGTGTTGTTGATCTTGAGGATATTGCAGGTAAAGGACCTTCAAGAAGGAACCCAGTGGCGGCGACGAAGACGAACGGGACAGTGAATGGTAAAAAAGAGATGGTCACTCCGGTTATTCGAGCTAGCTTAACGAAGCAG GGGTATAAAATTATTGGTTCTCATAGCGGTGTCAAAATTTGCAGATGGACAAAGTCGCAGCTTCGAGGCCGTGGAGGTTGCTACAAACACTCGTTTTATGGCATAGAAAGTCACAG gtgCATGGAGACAACCCCTAGTCTGGCATGTGCCAACAAATGTGTTTTTTGTTGGAGACATCACACAAATCCTGTCGGAAAGAGTTGGCAGTGGAAGATGGATGATCCGTTAGAGATTGTTAATTCTGCCATAGACCAGCACACGAAAATGATCAAGCAAATGAAAGGAGTTCCTG GTGTTACATTGGAGCGATTAACAGAGGGTCTCTCTCCCAGGCATTGTGCCTTATCACTTGTTGGTGAACCCATCATGTATCCTGAGATTAATGCACTCATAGATGAGCTGCATCGAAGACGGATTTCTACTTTTCTAGTAACAAATGCTCAGTTTCCTGAAAAGATCAAAATGCTGAACCCTATCACACAG TTATATGTAAGTGTAGATGCTGCAACTAAAGAGAGTTTGAAGGCGATTGATAGGCCACTTTTTGGGGATTTTTGGGAGCGATTCATT GATTCCTTGACTTCCCTCAAGGACAAACAGCAACGAACTGTTTATCGCCTAACTCTGGTGAAGGGCTGGAATACAAAAGATATTGATGCTTATTATAACATTTTTGGCCTTGGCAATCCTGATTTTGTTGAAATCAAGGGAGTTACATATTGTGGAAC GTCTGCTACATCAAAGTTGACAATGGAGAATGTGCCCTGGCATGCTGATGTGAAAGCATTTTCAGAGGCCTTAGCTTTGAAAAGTAACGGGGAGTATGAAGTCGCATGCGAGCATGTCCACTCGTGCTGTGTCCTCCTGGCAAAAACTAGCAAGTTCAAGATTGATGGCCAGTGGTTCACGTGGATTGACTATGAAAAGTTTCACGATCTG GTGGCCTCTGGAAAACATTTTGACAGTAAGGATTACATGGCTCCAACACCTTCATGGGCCGTTTATGGGGCAGAGGAAGGTGGTTTTGATCCGTATCAGTCTCGATACAAGAAGGAGCGCCATCACAGAACAAACCAGTGA
- the LOC114821714 gene encoding protein PXR1-like: MGKKPQKTKELSVAIAEASSTGDESQQQPQAHTPRKRGRPRKIIIEEQSTAGIEESASASVAEDVKESDSKKAKVDEDEDDEDQKQKQQEELQQPKVKEEEEEEGSGKKEEEEGSGKKEEEGREDRELDFVFAFDFFQPLPLYNIISFSEISFGVYVIIQAMF; the protein is encoded by the exons ATGGGAAAGAAGCCTCAGAAAACGAAGGAGCTATCAGTGGCAATAGCAGAAGCTTCGTCAACCGGAGACGAATCCCAGCAGCAACCCCAGGCTCATACCccaagaaagagaggaaggccTCGCAAGATTATTATTGAAGAGCAATCCACAGCAGGAATAGAAGaatctgcttctgcttctgtaGCTGAAGATGTTAAAGAAAGTGATTCcaaaaaagcaaaagtagatgaggatgaggatgatgaagatcaAAAGCAGAAGCAACAGGAAGAGTTACAGCAGCCAAAggtaaaagaagaagaagaagaagaaggtagtggtaaaaaagaagaagaagaaggtagcggtaaaaaagaagaagaaggtagaG AAGATAGAGAGTTGGACTTCGTTTTTGCATTTGACTTCTTCCAGCCTCTGCCTTTGTATAATATAATCAGCTTTTCT GAAATTAGTTTTGGTGTTTATGTTATAATACAAGCAATGTTTTAA